The genomic region CTTAAATATACTCAATTATCTTGAACCGGTATAAGTAAACGTTTCTTCAAACGTACGTCCACCGTTTCCTTGTTTCCAATAAACTTTCAACGTTTTAGTTGCCGGATCCCACTTACTACGTGTATCTTGTGGAGTCTGAACGCCTAATGAAGGACATTCTACAGTAACCAAGTTAGTTGCAGGATCAACGTTATAATACACCTCATTCGAATATGTACCAAGTAATCCCGGACTTAATTTCACTCTGTGTGGCCCAACAGTAACAAGTTGTACAGTTTTGTTCGCATTCGGAACTAAGGATGTAGCTGCAGAAGTTCTGTAGTTGTAAGTTCCATCGTAAGGGTTTTTGGCTGCAACGTTAATTACGATATTTCCAAAGTTTCCTGAAACCTCTCCATTGCTTGCCGACTTGATCGTTAAACCGATCGCGTAATCTTTATCAAACGTAAAAAGGTTTGGTTTAAACTGAACTGGAATGGTAGCAACGCGTTCGCCTTTTTTAATGGTAACTTCTGTTGTTGTTACAGCGTAACGGTCGCTCGGTAATACAGCATACTCAATGTCATTCTCTGGATCTTCGTTCAAAAAATCATTATAACGACCCACCAAAGCATTGTTTAGCTCGATTACAACCTTAGTATCTGCTGTTGCCGGCTCAGCGCCCACCACCTTAATTGGCAAGTCTAGCGTTGCTGATGGAACGATGTCATACGCCAATGAATAAACAGGGATAGGACTCGTTACGCCTGATATAGGAGCAGAAACATTTCCAAACTCAACGACATTGGTA from Sphingobacterium sp. BN32 harbors:
- a CDS encoding DUF1735 domain-containing protein, coding for MKNIIKSILAAAILLNTTSCLKDDELIGPDAPGAITNVVEFGNVSAPISGVTSPIPVYSLAYDIVPSATLDLPIKVVGAEPATADTKVVIELNNALVGRYNDFLNEDPENDIEYAVLPSDRYAVTTTEVTIKKGERVATIPVQFKPNLFTFDKDYAIGLTIKSASNGEVSGNFGNIVINVAAKNPYDGTYNYRTSAATSLVPNANKTVQLVTVGPHRVKLSPGLLGTYSNEVYYNVDPATNLVTVECPSLGVQTPQDTRSKWDPATKTLKVYWKQGNGGRTFEETFTYTGSR